A DNA window from Hydra vulgaris chromosome 13, alternate assembly HydraT2T_AEP contains the following coding sequences:
- the LOC136090258 gene encoding uncharacterized protein LOC136090258, with product MLCISLQVELSQLQQKYQFIQLQLQYQYSTTTKISIYKFPKNLEERKRCSEAIPRTGFIVTDYTAVFQLHWSNEAPFESKDGKQRPLNPPSVFKNIPPSCLATPASKVRKTVTSSGFRSILPDVLNDFLKEDELIFDDIQSLLSDNNDVIVFQLNKKSLHIQSKMYKLDVPLFILVIFNDYSLVANHNGTTCNISSLAVNKLKLIKTKSALFEAVRFFKNKESSLQLNILFEHLNAMRKVNVGEVLYTSDIICRAYEYFAM from the coding sequence ATGTTGTGTATCTCTTTGCAAGTCGAACTATCTcaactacaacaaaaatatcaatttatacaACTACAACTACAATATCAATACTcaactacaacaaaaatatcaatttataaattcCCGAAGAATCTAGAGGAGAGAAAAAGATGTAGTGAAGCTATCCCAAGAACTGGTTTTATTGTTACAGACTATACAGCAGTATTTCAACTTCATTGGTCAAATGAAGCACCTTTTGAAAGCAAAGATGGGAAGCAACGACCTTTAAACCCAccatctgtttttaaaaatattccgcCTAGTTGTTTAGCCACACCAGCAAGTAAAGTTAGAAAAACTGTAACTTCAAGCGGTTTTCGAAGCATTTTACCAGATGTGTTAAATGATTTTCTAAAAGAGGATGAACTTATATTTGACGATATTCAATCTTTGTTAAGTGATAATAACGATGTTATTGTTTTCcagcttaataaaaaaagtttacacatACAATCAAAAATGTACAAACTTGATGttccattatttattttagtaattttcaaTGATTATTCACTTGTAGCTAACCATAATGGCACAACTTGTAATATTTCATCTTTAgctgtaaacaaattaaagttaataaaaacaaaatcagctTTATTTGAAGcagttagattttttaaaaataaagaaagttcgCTTCAGTTAAATATTCTATTCGAACACCTTAATGCTATGAGAAAAGTTAATGTTGGTGAAGTTTTATATACTTCAGATATTATATGTAGAGCATATGAGTATTTTGCTATGTGA